The following proteins are encoded in a genomic region of Pelorhabdus rhamnosifermentans:
- a CDS encoding proline--tRNA ligase, producing MRASQLYAPTLRESPAEAEIISHKLMFRAGMIRKAAGGVYTYLPLALRVLKKIENIIRQEMDAAGGQELLMPIMQPAELWKESGRWDVYGDEMFRLKDRHERDFCLGPTHEEMITTLIRSEVRSYRQLPLLLYQIQNKYRDERRPRFGLMRGREFIMKDLYSFDRDEAGLQESYQKMYDAYNRIFSRCGLKFRPVEADSGQIGGSGSHEFMALADSGEAAVVFCSKCDYAANVEKAELAPIMAPQEELLPLESIHTPGTKTIEEVCQFLHVPQEKTIKSLVYQTEKGLVMALVRGDHAVNEVKVQNALRCLELQLADERMIEEKIQSVAGFIGPIGIQSVKVIADPSVMNMVNAICGANEQDKHYKNVNPKRDFTPDVMKDIRLIAEGDPCPHCGASVQTARGIEVGQVFKLYTKYSESLGATYLDENGKDKPFVMGCYGIGVSRTLASAIEQQHDENGIIWPVAIAPYHAVVIPVNAKDSAQLELATIVYHTLNQAGIETVLDDRKERPGVKFKDADLIGYPLKITIGPKTMSEGQIEVKVRKTGEQFFFPMADYVAEVQQLLR from the coding sequence ATGCGCGCATCACAACTTTATGCACCAACACTGAGGGAATCGCCAGCTGAAGCGGAAATTATTAGTCATAAATTAATGTTTCGTGCCGGTATGATTCGTAAAGCGGCTGGTGGCGTTTATACCTATTTGCCGTTAGCACTAAGGGTACTAAAAAAAATTGAAAATATTATTCGTCAAGAAATGGATGCTGCAGGTGGCCAGGAATTATTAATGCCTATTATGCAGCCAGCAGAACTTTGGAAAGAAAGCGGCCGCTGGGATGTATACGGCGATGAAATGTTTCGCCTAAAAGACAGGCATGAGCGGGATTTTTGTTTGGGACCTACGCACGAAGAAATGATTACAACTCTCATTCGTTCAGAAGTTCGGTCGTATCGTCAATTACCGCTTCTGTTGTATCAAATTCAAAACAAATATCGTGATGAGCGTCGTCCACGCTTTGGATTGATGCGTGGTCGCGAATTTATTATGAAAGATTTGTATTCTTTTGATCGTGATGAAGCAGGACTTCAAGAAAGTTATCAAAAAATGTATGATGCTTATAATCGTATTTTTAGTCGTTGCGGACTCAAGTTTCGGCCTGTAGAGGCCGATTCGGGGCAGATTGGTGGAAGTGGCTCTCATGAATTTATGGCTTTGGCTGATTCAGGCGAAGCTGCCGTTGTTTTTTGTTCCAAATGTGATTATGCAGCCAATGTGGAAAAGGCCGAACTTGCGCCCATTATGGCCCCGCAGGAAGAGTTATTACCCCTTGAGTCCATTCATACGCCTGGAACGAAGACAATTGAAGAAGTTTGCCAGTTTCTACATGTGCCACAGGAAAAAACTATTAAAAGTCTTGTTTATCAGACTGAAAAAGGTCTCGTCATGGCACTTGTTCGTGGCGATCATGCTGTCAATGAAGTGAAAGTACAAAATGCTTTGAGGTGTTTGGAACTGCAATTGGCTGATGAAAGAATGATTGAAGAAAAGATTCAGAGTGTCGCTGGGTTTATTGGACCGATTGGCATTCAGTCTGTAAAAGTGATTGCTGATCCTTCTGTCATGAATATGGTCAATGCTATTTGCGGCGCTAATGAACAGGACAAGCATTACAAAAATGTTAATCCTAAGCGGGATTTTACACCGGATGTTATGAAGGATATCCGTTTGATTGCAGAGGGTGATCCTTGTCCTCACTGCGGGGCATCTGTTCAAACAGCGCGCGGAATTGAAGTTGGGCAGGTGTTTAAGCTTTATACCAAGTACAGCGAATCTCTTGGTGCTACTTATTTAGATGAAAACGGCAAGGATAAACCTTTTGTTATGGGCTGTTATGGGATTGGCGTCAGCCGCACACTTGCTTCAGCTATAGAGCAGCAACATGATGAAAATGGTATTATCTGGCCTGTAGCTATTGCACCTTACCATGCCGTTGTCATTCCTGTTAATGCCAAAGATTCCGCGCAGTTAGAACTTGCTACAATAGTTTATCATACGCTGAATCAAGCAGGTATTGAAACGGTTTTGGATGATCGCAAAGAACGACCGGGTGTAAAATTCAAGGATGCTGATCTGATTGGTTATCCCTTAAAAATCACGATTGGACCCAAAACGATGAGCGAAGGTCAAATTGAGGTTAAAGTCCGTAAGACTGGGGAGCAGTTTTTCTTTCCTATGGCTGATTATGTTGCCGAAGTTCAGCAACTATTACGGTGA
- the ispG gene encoding flavodoxin-dependent (E)-4-hydroxy-3-methylbut-2-enyl-diphosphate synthase, translated as MERKNTRKIKIGNVFVGGNAPISVQSMTNTKTHDICATTEQIKELVDAGCDIVRLAIPDEQAAQAIEQIKVQTDIPLIADIHFDYRLALMVIERGIDALRINPGNIGGKENVQAVVKAAKKQQIPIRIGVNAGSLDKKFLAKYGGHPTAEALVASAMEHVRLLEQEDFFDIKISLKAHDVSLTIAAYRLMSQTVNYPLHLGITEAGTYHSGVVKSAVGIGTLLAEGIGDTLRVSLTGNPVHEVKVGNEILKSLGLKEYGPTLISCPTCGRCNIDLASIASQVEARLAEIKVPLTVAVMGCVVNGPGEAKEADVGIAGGKGEGLVFRKGEIVRKVAEDQLVAALFEEINHQIEK; from the coding sequence TTGGAACGAAAAAACACCCGTAAAATTAAAATTGGCAATGTCTTTGTTGGTGGCAATGCCCCCATTTCTGTTCAATCAATGACAAACACGAAAACACATGACATTTGTGCTACGACAGAGCAAATTAAGGAACTTGTGGATGCAGGTTGTGATATTGTTCGTCTAGCGATTCCAGATGAACAGGCCGCACAGGCTATTGAACAGATTAAAGTTCAGACGGATATTCCCTTAATTGCTGATATTCACTTTGATTATCGGTTGGCTCTCATGGTTATAGAGCGAGGGATTGATGCTTTGCGCATCAATCCGGGTAATATTGGCGGCAAAGAAAATGTTCAAGCTGTTGTTAAGGCAGCTAAAAAACAACAAATACCCATTCGGATCGGTGTGAATGCTGGATCATTAGATAAAAAGTTTTTAGCTAAGTATGGCGGACATCCAACAGCAGAGGCTCTTGTGGCCAGTGCTATGGAGCATGTTCGTTTGTTAGAGCAGGAAGATTTTTTTGATATTAAAATTTCTCTCAAGGCCCATGATGTATCCTTGACGATTGCTGCCTATCGGCTTATGTCACAAACAGTCAATTATCCACTGCACTTAGGTATTACAGAGGCTGGCACTTATCATTCGGGTGTGGTTAAATCAGCTGTGGGGATTGGCACGTTGCTAGCCGAAGGAATTGGTGATACTCTTCGCGTATCACTTACAGGAAATCCTGTTCATGAAGTCAAGGTAGGCAATGAAATCTTAAAGTCCCTAGGGCTTAAAGAATATGGGCCAACACTTATTTCTTGTCCGACCTGTGGGCGTTGTAACATTGATTTAGCCTCGATTGCATCGCAAGTAGAGGCACGGCTTGCTGAAATAAAAGTACCCCTTACAGTGGCTGTCATGGGTTGCGTTGTCAATGGACCCGGGGAGGCCAAAGAAGCAGATGTTGGTATCGCAGGTGGCAAGGGTGAAGGTCTTGTGTTTCGCAAGGGCGAAATTGTACGTAAAGTAGCAGAAGATCAGCTTGTTGCCGCTTTGTTTGAAGAAATTAACCATCAGATAGAAAAGTAG